Proteins co-encoded in one Opitutus terrae PB90-1 genomic window:
- a CDS encoding glutamine synthetase beta-grasp domain-containing protein: protein MAKYKLEYVWLDGYQPMANLRSKTQIKEFASFPKLEELPNWGFDGSSTRQAEGKSSDCVLKPVAVFPDSTKRNGVLVMCEVYMPDGKTPHPSNTRATIPDDPDTWFGFEQEYFFFKDGAPLGFPKNGYPYPQGEYYTGVGYKAVGSLARQIVDEHIDLCLDAHINIEGINAEVAKGQWEFQIFGKGSKSAADQMWMARYVLLRLCEKHEIDIEWRCKPIRGAFDAPLDWNGSGMHSNFSTKFMREVGGKTYFDRLMAAFNKLMDEHIAVYGPENHLRLTGLHETQSIDKFTYGLADRGASIRVPHSFINNGYKGYLEDRRPNSAADPYLVAGRILKTVQSVPTN from the coding sequence ATGGCAAAATACAAACTCGAATATGTCTGGCTCGACGGCTATCAGCCGATGGCCAATCTCCGCAGCAAAACTCAGATCAAGGAATTCGCCAGCTTCCCCAAGCTCGAGGAACTGCCCAACTGGGGCTTCGACGGGAGTTCGACCCGGCAGGCCGAGGGCAAAAGTTCGGACTGCGTGTTGAAGCCGGTGGCGGTCTTCCCGGACTCCACGAAACGCAACGGCGTGCTGGTGATGTGCGAGGTTTACATGCCGGACGGCAAGACGCCGCACCCGTCCAACACGCGCGCGACGATTCCGGACGATCCGGACACGTGGTTCGGCTTCGAGCAGGAGTATTTCTTCTTCAAGGATGGCGCTCCGCTGGGTTTCCCGAAGAACGGCTATCCTTACCCGCAGGGCGAATACTACACCGGCGTCGGCTACAAGGCCGTCGGTTCCCTGGCCCGCCAGATCGTCGACGAGCACATCGACCTTTGCCTCGATGCGCACATCAACATCGAAGGCATCAACGCCGAGGTGGCGAAAGGCCAGTGGGAGTTTCAGATTTTCGGCAAAGGCTCGAAGAGCGCGGCCGACCAGATGTGGATGGCCCGCTACGTCCTGCTGCGGCTTTGTGAAAAGCACGAGATCGACATCGAATGGCGCTGCAAACCCATCCGCGGGGCCTTCGATGCGCCGCTCGATTGGAACGGCTCCGGCATGCACTCGAACTTCTCGACGAAATTCATGCGCGAGGTCGGTGGCAAAACCTACTTCGACCGGCTCATGGCGGCGTTCAACAAGCTCATGGATGAACACATCGCGGTCTACGGACCGGAGAATCACCTCCGGCTCACGGGTCTCCATGAGACGCAGTCGATCGACAAGTTCACCTACGGTCTGGCCGACCGCGGGGCGTCGATCCGCGTCCCCCACAGCTTCATCAACAATGGCTACAAGGGCTATCTGGAAGATCGCCGGCCGAACTCCGCCGCCGACCCGTATCTGGTCGCCGGCCGCATCTTGAAGACGGTGCAGAGCGTGCCGACGAACTGA
- a CDS encoding serine/threonine protein kinase, which yields MEQVKDTGRALVRIGYDGRVHKTFRGHLAQERFEHEVRVLRHLEAAGCTFVPRLLEVDPTQLKIITTHCGGRVDHMNEQRQQELFAELEKYGVRHEDRDLRNITYRIADGRFCIIDFEFATLLEGGENSSLKPSAAQ from the coding sequence ATGGAACAAGTCAAGGACACCGGCCGCGCCTTGGTGCGCATCGGCTACGACGGCCGGGTTCACAAGACCTTTCGCGGGCATCTCGCCCAAGAGCGGTTCGAGCACGAAGTGCGGGTCCTCCGCCACCTCGAAGCCGCCGGATGCACCTTCGTGCCGCGATTGCTCGAGGTCGATCCCACCCAGCTCAAGATCATCACCACGCACTGTGGCGGCCGCGTCGATCACATGAATGAGCAACGGCAGCAGGAGCTGTTCGCCGAACTGGAGAAGTACGGCGTGCGGCATGAGGACCGCGACCTCCGCAACATCACCTACCGCATCGCCGACGGCCGTTTCTGCATCATCGATTTCGAGTTCGCCACGTTGCTCGAGGGCGGCGAAAACTCCTCGCTGAAACCGTCCGCTGCTCAATGA
- a CDS encoding PP2C family protein-serine/threonine phosphatase has product MSTPPTPPESNASAATSPASSTAVRWSGLTHVGRYRQNNEDTFLALHFDGHEVRYLGKTGEASLAGTDFVFAVSDGMGGAKSGEFASRITVDRVTRLLPRGFRLSAAGLATGFQDLLVELFSAIHNDLLKLGFSYEECAGMGCTLSLCWLTPEWVQFGHIGDSRIYYLPHAGGMTQVTHDHTFVGKLRRKGEFNERQARTDPRRNALQQALGAGNQFIDPQVGAVGHHPGDRFLICSDGIVDGLWDREIQEIIRAPAGEGPPRSIAQQLVETAVQNSGRDNTTAIVLEMLGSAVP; this is encoded by the coding sequence ATGAGCACCCCGCCGACCCCGCCCGAGTCCAACGCCTCTGCCGCCACCTCACCCGCCTCGTCGACCGCGGTCCGCTGGTCGGGCCTGACGCACGTCGGCCGCTACCGGCAAAACAACGAGGACACGTTTCTCGCGCTCCATTTCGACGGCCACGAGGTCCGCTATCTCGGCAAGACGGGCGAGGCTTCGCTCGCCGGCACCGATTTCGTTTTCGCCGTCAGCGACGGTATGGGCGGCGCGAAGTCGGGCGAATTCGCCAGCCGGATCACGGTGGACCGCGTCACGCGGCTGCTGCCGCGCGGGTTCCGGCTGTCGGCCGCCGGTCTGGCCACGGGATTCCAGGATCTGCTCGTCGAACTTTTTTCCGCGATCCACAACGACCTGCTGAAACTCGGTTTTTCCTACGAGGAGTGCGCCGGCATGGGGTGCACGCTGAGCCTGTGTTGGCTCACGCCCGAGTGGGTGCAGTTCGGCCACATCGGCGACAGCCGGATTTATTATCTACCGCACGCGGGGGGGATGACGCAGGTCACGCACGACCATACCTTCGTCGGCAAGCTGCGCCGCAAGGGCGAGTTCAACGAGCGCCAGGCCCGCACGGATCCACGTCGCAACGCCCTGCAGCAGGCGCTCGGCGCCGGCAACCAGTTCATCGATCCGCAAGTCGGCGCCGTGGGCCATCACCCCGGCGATCGTTTTCTCATCTGCTCCGACGGAATCGTCGACGGCCTGTGGGACCGCGAAATCCAGGAAATCATTCGCGCGCCGGCGGGTGAGGGTCCGCCGCGCTCGATCGCCCAGCAGTTGGTGGAGACCGCGGTGCAAAATTCCGGCCGAGACAACACGACGGCGATTGTGCTAGAAATGCTCGGATCTGCTGTCCCGTGA
- a CDS encoding gamma-glutamylcyclotransferase family protein: protein MSSPHPRPLFVYGTLKRGFCNHPFLSGQKYVGPGRTVPGYRLYNLGGFPGMVAVSDDRYGVSGEIWLVEDACLTEIDYLEGVDQGLYRREPVPLLKPYDTQVIETYLYALSVDGRPSAGNQWVE from the coding sequence GTGAGCTCACCCCATCCGCGCCCGCTCTTCGTCTACGGCACGCTGAAACGAGGTTTCTGCAATCATCCCTTCCTCTCCGGCCAGAAATACGTCGGCCCGGGGCGGACGGTGCCCGGTTATCGGCTCTACAATCTCGGCGGTTTTCCCGGCATGGTCGCGGTGAGCGATGATCGCTACGGCGTCAGCGGCGAAATCTGGCTGGTCGAAGACGCCTGCCTGACGGAAATCGATTACCTCGAAGGGGTGGATCAAGGGCTCTATCGACGCGAACCCGTCCCGCTGCTGAAGCCGTACGACACCCAGGTCATCGAGACTTATCTCTACGCCTTGAGCGTCGACGGTCGCCCCTCCGCCGGCAACCAGTGGGTTGAGTGA
- the dnaX gene encoding DNA polymerase III subunit gamma/tau, translating into MSSTGYQVIARKWRPQTFDDVVGQDHVVRTLKNAIARNRIAHAYLFVGPRGTGKTSTARIFAKALNCTDGPKADFDPNDPACKAIAEGSHLDVIEIDGASNNGVDQVRDLRDTVQYAPAQGRYKVYIIDEVHMLSAAAFNALLKTLEEPPGHVKFVFATTDPQKVLPTIISRCQRFDLKPIPPDLIIARLKQIAASEKITISAAALECIARMADGGMRDAQSILDQMISFCGTDISEADVLDVYGLVSAEKIAELAGALAAGDHRKIVAIVDDCDTNGRDLVRLLSDLQAFVRAALLDAIAQGGRSAKLGGEPMTTEQLTRMLDALREGEGAVKLGLAEKINFEVTLLKAVDASRSRAIDSLIKELAALAEETPATEAGAQGSGDPDLQNEKKKG; encoded by the coding sequence TTGTCCTCCACCGGCTACCAAGTCATCGCCCGCAAGTGGCGGCCGCAGACGTTCGACGACGTCGTCGGGCAGGATCATGTCGTGCGCACGCTGAAAAATGCGATCGCCCGCAATCGGATCGCCCACGCCTATCTGTTCGTGGGGCCGCGTGGCACGGGCAAGACCTCGACGGCGCGGATTTTCGCCAAGGCGCTGAACTGCACCGACGGTCCCAAGGCGGATTTCGATCCCAACGATCCGGCCTGCAAGGCGATCGCCGAGGGCTCGCACCTCGACGTCATCGAGATAGACGGCGCCTCCAACAACGGCGTCGACCAGGTGCGCGACCTGCGCGACACGGTGCAGTACGCGCCGGCGCAGGGCCGCTACAAAGTCTACATCATCGACGAGGTGCACATGCTCTCGGCGGCGGCGTTCAACGCGCTGCTCAAGACGCTCGAAGAGCCGCCGGGGCACGTGAAGTTCGTGTTCGCCACGACCGATCCGCAGAAGGTGCTGCCGACGATCATTTCACGATGCCAGCGGTTCGACCTGAAACCGATCCCGCCGGACCTGATCATCGCGCGGCTGAAACAGATTGCCGCGTCCGAGAAAATCACGATCAGCGCGGCGGCGCTGGAGTGCATCGCGCGGATGGCCGACGGTGGGATGCGCGATGCGCAATCGATCCTCGACCAGATGATTTCGTTCTGCGGTACCGACATCTCGGAAGCGGACGTGCTCGACGTTTACGGACTCGTGTCGGCGGAAAAAATCGCCGAGCTCGCCGGCGCGCTCGCGGCGGGGGATCACCGGAAGATCGTGGCGATCGTCGACGACTGCGACACGAACGGCCGTGACCTGGTGCGGTTGCTCAGCGATCTGCAGGCGTTCGTGCGCGCGGCGTTGCTCGACGCCATCGCGCAAGGCGGCCGCAGCGCGAAGCTCGGCGGCGAGCCGATGACGACCGAGCAGCTCACGCGGATGCTCGACGCGCTGCGTGAAGGCGAGGGCGCGGTGAAGCTCGGGCTCGCCGAGAAGATCAATTTCGAAGTCACGCTGCTGAAAGCGGTGGACGCGAGTCGCTCTCGCGCGATCGACAGCTTGATCAAGGAGCTGGCCGCGCTGGCGGAAGAAACGCCGGCAACCGAGGCCGGCGCGCAGGGGTCCGGAGATCCCGACCTGCAGAACGAAAAAAAAAAGGGCTGA